The genomic window CAAATGCTGCATATAATCCATCGATCCACATTGGCGGTCATATACCCTATATCAGATAAGAGTCTTACGTGTTCTTACAAAATAAGTATAGACTGAAGCGGAAAATGAAAGACTATTAAATGAGGTATTAATTCAAGGATGGATTACGTATCACAGCAAGATTAAATGTATCACAATACATATTTAATATTGGCAGGGGGAGTGCTAATGAGCCAGGGGTTTCAACTAAGCAGAATATTCACCAATATTTCCGGAAAGACATTATCCAAACATTGTACAGTAGCTATCGTTCTTGTAATGGTCTCGGTCTTATGCATCATGGCAGTAAATGTTGCTTTTGCTGTCGAGGAAACAGGAACGGAATCTGGCTTTGAAAGTTGTCAGCCCTGTCATGCAGACATTATCACCAATTTTTCTTCTTCACTCCACTACACCGGCAGCGGTATGAAAGGAGAATATGAGAAAGGTGCAGCAGGCGAATTTGGAATTGACATGCACACCTTCTATGAGGAAAGAGGCTGTTCTGCTTGCCATGCATCCTCCTGTACATCATGTCACACAGTCGAAGGAGGACATGGTGGCGACATTACTATAGAAACCTGTGACCAGTGTCACTTCAAGAAGCAGACCTCATATTTCCAGGGAGAATTACCTGCACACAAGGATGTAGCTCCCAATCCGGATGTCCACTATGAAAAGGAACTGGAATGCACCGATTGCCATACAGCAGAAGAGGTCCATGGTGATGGGGTTGCATACGAGTCACAGATGGAAGCTGTGAAAGTGACCTGTGCGGAATGCCACACGGACCCTGAAAAGGAGGTTAATGGCATGGCCGTTACACAATATTACCCTGATAGTCCTGCACACAGCATACATGAAGGCAAACTCGACTGCTCAGCCTGCCATTCCGGCTGGGTCATCACATGTGAGAACTGCCATCTTGAAACAGGTCAGCTGGATAGGATAGATGTTAGCAAGTTCCACCTTGCAAGATCAGTTGAAGGAACCATCAAACCATTCATCAACATGACCGCATCCTACAACAATTCTACACATACGGCATTTGCTGAATGGGTCCCTCACACAACCACCACCGAAGCAAAGGATTGTGAATTCTGCCATGAGAACACTGAGATATTCGTTGGTGAAAATGACGGAGTGATACTCGGTGCCGGTGGATCGTTCCTTTCACAGGAGACTATTAACAGGATTGCTGAAGCTCCTATCGAGGAGGAAAGTGATAGTGAGGATACCCCAGGTTTAGTTCCTTATTTAGCAATTATAGGAATACTGGCTGTTTATTTGTTGATGAAACGGAAGTGAAAAAGCTCAGATATTTATTAAAAATTAGTTTAAGAAATAAAATAGAAAATTAATTAAAAAAAAGGCTTCACTCAAGCCTTTCCTTCAAATAACTCTTGAACTTCTCATAATCCGTATCCAGGAATTCCATGTGTTCCTCTCTTCCCTCGATCTCTTTCAGACTCTGAGGAGGTTCTGGCTCAATTCCGATAGCAGACATTACTTCTGCAGGGAACTTTGCAGGATGAGCAGTTTCCAGTGTCACTGCAAGCGTGTTGTCATTGGTGCTTGCACGATAATCCATCAGGCCCTTAATGCCAACAGCACCATGAGGCTCAATACAGATGTTGTGCTCCTCGAAGAACTCTTTGACCACTGCTTTGGTTTCTTCGTCGGTAACAGACGTTGAATAGATATCACCGTTCAATCTGTCCATGTCAGGAAGCTTGTTGATATTGCCCTGCTCATCCATTTCCCCGCCATAGATCGCGATGAGCCTGGCAAGGTTGCTTGGGTGACCAACGTTCATTGCGTTTGAGATGCAGTTCTTTGAAGGAACGATCTTTTCATATTCGCCGGAATTAAGGAAACCCGGGACCTCATCGTTCTCGTTAACAGAAGCGATTATCTTTTTGATAGGCACGCCCATGTTCTTTGCCAGCACACAGCCCATCATGTTACCGAAGTTGCCTGATGGTATGGAGAATATGATCTCCTCAGGGTAATTCCTCAGCTTCAGGTAGGAATAGAAGTAATAGAGTGTCTGTGGAACCAGACGGCCTATGTTAATGGAATTTGCTGATGAAAGGTTCAGGTGTTTGAGCTCACTGTCTGCAAACGCCTGCTTGACCATTGCCTGGCAGTCATCGAACTTTCCGTCTATTGCCAGTGCAGAAATGTTCTTGTTAAGGGTAGTCATCTGCTTTCTCTGGCGGTCTGAGACCTCTGTTTCAGGGAACAGTACGATGACCTTGATGTTGTCAAGACCATAGAATGCATGAGCAACTGCACTTCCTGTATCTCCGGAAGTTGCTGTAAGTATGGTCAGCTCCTTGTTCTCCTTCTTGAGATAGAACTGCATGAGCCTTGCCATCATACGGGCTGCAAAGTCCTTGAAGGATGCAGTTGGACCCCGGTCAAGCCTCATTATGTATGTGTTCTCATTTACCTCTTCCAGTGGTACTTCATAGTCATAAGCATCATAGGTTATCGCTTTGAGAGATTCCTCATCGATCTCGCCCTCAAGTATCTTTTTAAGCAGCTGGAAAGCGATCTCAGGATACTCTTCGTCCTTTAAGGCTACGAGATCCTCTTCAGAGAAATGTGGAAGAGTCTTTGGCATGTAAAGGCCTTTGTCGGGAGCAAGACCTGTGATGAGTGCAGTTTCAAAATTTACTTCTTCTGCGTTGAGATTAGTGCTGTAGAGTTTCATATTATCAGGACTCTTGTTTTGATCCGCTGGTTGTATTGGTTCGTTATCGAGTTGATCCAGGGAATCGATGATATTGATAAGTTTATTTTCTGAACGTTAATTCGATGTATCCTATATAAGCATTACATACCTGGTGTATTTATGGGCTTTTATTCCTTAAGGTCATTGCATTACTGAATTCATCCCATTACGATCTGCACTACAATGGGATACTTTCGCATGATAGAATAGGCAATGCTCTTACCAACCCAGAGCCTTCCTTTACTAAAACTGCGGAACTTGCTTAGTTCCCCCAGGATCTGCAGGGATCTGGCAGCAGTCTCATCATTAAGAAAACTACTGTCTGTCACACGGTTGTCGAGAAAGAAAAGAATAGGGAGGCGAAGCTTTCCATGAAGCTCTGCTGGTAGTTGCTCTTCAAGAAGAGTTAGTACTTTTTTATCAAATAAATGCTCATTACCACCCTTTGTCTTTGAGGATGGTATCTCCTCCTTAAGCAACTGAGAAAGGGTTTTTCTCTCAGCAACGATCTCCTTGTTGATCTTGCCCACCTCCAACCTCATCCATCTCATGATACCGGAGTCATCCGGATCCGGCAGTCTTCCTGACATATCGCTCACTTCGATATTGCTATTGAGAACGGTTGTTAGATAATGATGTCCGTCATTAGCATTATAGTTCCATATGCTGTTCTTTAGATTAATTTCTAGTGCTTGCCACTATAACAAAAATACTGACAGTGAATGAATATCTCCAGAGTAAAAATGAAAGTAATTATATCATATCGACCTATAAATTATAGCAACTGGAAATAATGTTCACGCTAAGTGGATATCGGGGAGATGGATATTTGAAACTAACAATGGTTATTCCCAGTTACTGGGGAAGAGAAAGCAATGTGGGATGGCTTGAAGGTGATTCTGTATATGATCATGCCACTCCGCTGGATTCTGATGGAACACTTGGACGCGCCATCGAAAGTACAGCAATACTTGAAGACACGGACTTCGAGCTGGTCATACTTGTCGCTCCGAATAATGCAGAGATCACCGACCAAGTGGAGCAGAAGGTAAGAGAGATCATCAGGTCCTCTTCAAATGGTAATATCAAAGTCCATATGTTCGGCCCTTCCCATCTGGAAAAACTGCATGAGGAACTGAAGAACGGTGGTATGACCGAATACTGTGACCTCCTCTCGCTAACAGGTTATTCCAACATCAGGAACATGTGCCTTTTCATCCCGCATATCATGAACTCAGATGTTGCGCTTCTGATCGATGACGATGAGGTCTTTGAAGACCCGCAATTCATATCCAAGGCAAAGGAATTCATCGGAAACCATCATGATGGGAAGCTTATCAATGCCATCGCCGGTTACTACCTCCAGCCAGACGGAGATTACCTTGTTGGTGCTCCTGACAGCCCCTGGACCAGATACTGGAACAAGAATGCCTGTATGAATGAAGGTTTTGAACAGGTAATAGGCACATCCCCACGGCTTAAGGAAACTCCTTTCGTATTTGGAGGAAATATGGTCATCCACCGGGACCTGTTCATGGAAGTCCCATTCGACCCCATGGTACCGCGAGGGGAAGATATTGATTATCTTATGAATGCCAGGATGTTCGGCCATTCATTCTTCCTGGATAACGAACTTGCCATCAAGCACATCCCCCCTGCTAAGTCCCACCCGACATGGAAGCGGGTGCGAGAAGACATTTACAGGTTCGTCTATGAGCGGGCGAAGCTAATGAGCCAGAAAAAGACCGATGGGATGACAATATTATCTGTAGAAGATATGGGTTGTTATCCCGGAAATTTCCTTGGTGATGATCTTGAGGAAAAGATAGCAAATGCTTGCAGGCTCCTCTCTGAAGAGTATCTTGGTAAGGGCGATGCGGTTGGAAGCAAGGAAGCCCTCAGGAACATCGAGCTTTCACTCGACGATGCGATACCCGACCTTGAACCCTTCGGCCATCTTTGCCAGCTGCAAAAGAGATGGAGCGAACTGATGCTGTATACAGATGAGAGAGAAGGGCTGGATTCGATCATCGATGGTGCTTTGTAAGAGCATCATAGGATGGAAGAATACAGACCTCTCAACAAATCCTTATAGGGCTTTGTTGTAAGAAGAGTTGATGGCAAACTACAAGTTGATGGTACAGGATGTAATAAAAAAGGCCGATGTCCTTCTCGAAGTAGTGGACGCCCGCTTCCCGGATGAGACACGGAACAGTGAGGTAGAGCGCAATGTCAAACGTTCACGCAAACCATTGATAATAGTGCTCAGCAAATGCGACCTTGTCTCAAAGGAAACGCTTGAGAAATCCAAATCCCGCCTTTCAAAGATCGCACCTACGGTCTTCGTTTCCAGCAAGGAAAGGTATGGCACCACCATGCTGAGACATAAGATCCTTGAAGTTGCCGACATACAGGGACGCGAGATCCTCATCGGATGTCTTGGTTATCCAAACACCGGAAAATCCTCGGTGATCAACGGAGTGGTGGGGAAAGGAAAGACCAGCACATCATCCATATCCGGACACACTAAGGGGGTACAGCTTGTAAAAGCTGGCTCACGCATTGTTTTTATTGACACTCCGGGAGTCATACCTTTTGACGAGAATGACGAGTACAGGCAGGGCCTTCTTGGAGTAAAAGATGCCACACATCTGGATGATCTTGAGGGAGTGGCCATGAAGATCATCGAGAATGCATGTGAAAAGAACAAGCATGCCCTTGAAGAGTTCTATAAGATCGAGATCAGGAACGAGAATGCTTACGAAATCCTTGAGCTCATAGGGTTGAAATTAAATTATCTTAAGAAAAAAGGCGAAATCGATGAGATAAGGGCTGCTGTAAGGATCATCAATGACTGGCAACAGGGGAAATTATTGATCTAAATTCTTTAAATCTGCCATCACCCGTCAAAGCCTGCGGACACAGCCGTCCCGGCTTTTATAGATTTTTATAATAACCAGGATATGTTATAGCCTTTATGAAAGTATTTCTTTTACTCTCCCAACCTGACCATCCTCCAGCTGAACCTTTATTCCATGGGGATGTGAAGAAGATTTCGTTAGGATTCTCTTGACAATTCCGTGAGTTATTTTGCCGGATCGTTGATCTTTCTTTAAGACGATCCCTACTTTTGCTCCAATTTTGATATTTGCCCTGGTGTTGCCTGCACTCATAATAGGATGAAAGTTCCTGAAGCTATAAACATCTATTTTTTAAAAGAACTTCATGCAGTATATCAGCCAATGATCTCTTTTTTGATGGAATGATAGCATTGATCTGCTACTTTTGTGGATCCTTCAAATAACTTCTTTTCAAAATCGAACCGGGATGCAAATTCATCAACTGTCTCATCGAACTTCTTTTCATAGCACAGGCCGGTATCCACTTTTCCGACATGTTTGTAACCAGAGTAATCAAATACCATTTTTGTCATTTCGACATTATCCGGATCAGGAGTTAATTTTGCAAGAACGAGCATTTCTTTCCAGTTAGCAGCCTGCATGGGGGTTAGGAAGTATGTGCCTGTGCCTCTTTCTTCACCGGACATGGCTTCAACATAAGCACTCCTGTTCCCGAATGCAGCACAGATACAATCGTCCACGATGTTACCTTCAGCATCTTTAAGGATCCGAACCGGGATTCCGAGGTGATGAAAATCAGATTCTATCGTTCCAAGCACATTGCCACAAAGACCGTAAAATACCAGCACACCGTCAAATAGTTCTCCATTTTCCTCGATGGTCATGTACACCTTATCCTTGAGAAGATCAGGATCAGCATCCAGCGCGAACTCCAGAAGATGCAGGACAACCACGAAATCATCCGGCGGACCGAGCTTTGAAGCTACATCTTCAAGTGATACTTTTTCGTAGTCCAAAGAAACCTCATCCAGCTTCTTTTCAATTCCTTCAATATTTTCGTTCTCGACCAATAACAAATGGGTCTTTTCGTCTTCTCCTTCGAATATATTTACAAGCTCATCTTCGAACATACGACAGGACACAAGGTATAGTGATGGCATGTTATAACCCTCCGGTAAAAGATCTTGATCTTTTGAAAATGTGACTTTTTTAGTGTAAATAATAATGGAGTTGGTAGCTATAAAAAGCCATCTATGCATAGATATTATGCATCTACTCGTATAAAATGAAATATTGACTTTATATATAAGTATAAATCAAATACCTTAATATTCAAAATAACATACTAAACCAGAAAAAAGAGCCATTTTTCCCCATAATGATAATCAGATTTTTAATTCGTTTTAGAAATCAACAAAAACTTATTTTTATATTAAAGCCTAATAATTAATATTCAGGAATAATTTGTGGTATGTATTTAAAAGAGGTAGTACAATGAGTTTAAACAGTTGGAAAATTACTGTATTGACCGTTTGTTTATTGATCACAGGGATGGTGATCCCCGTCTCTGCATTCGCTCCATCGATCAATGCTCAATATGATATTTATGATGAACTGACCGTAGAAATGCCAGATAATGAACTATACGTACATGACGAGATTATTGTCAAGTTCAGTCCCGGTGTTTCAGAGGAAAAGATCGCAAACATAAATGCCAGAAACGGGGCTAAAGTAAAATACACAAGCCAGTATGCCGGTTTCAAGGTGCTGAAGATTCCTGAGAACAGGAACGCTGAAAAGATGGTAGAGATGTACAGTAAGAATCCAAATGTGGAATATGCTGTCCCAAATGCTATCATGACTGCTTTTGCTGTGAATGATCCATATTACCACTACCAGTGGAATTTGCACAGTACATATGGGATCAATGTTGAACCTGCATGGGAAATTACCACTGGCGATGGTGTTGTCGTAGCTATACTTGATACCGGAGTTGCCCAAAATGCTCCTGACCTCGAAGACACAAACTTCGTTTCTGGATACGATTTCATAAATCGAGATAATGATCCAAGCGATGATCACTCCCATGGAACCCACGTTGCAGGAACCATTGCACAAAGTACCAACAATGGAATTGGGGTAGCAGGAGTTGCATATGATTGCTCCATCATGCCCGTAAAAGTGCTTGGTGCTGACGGAAGTGGAAACCTTGCTCAGTTGGTGGAGGGAATATACTTTGCAACCGATAATGGTGCAGATGTTATAAGCATGAGTCTTGGTTACCCACCTAGGTATTACCCTGGTGTGGCCTTAGACAATGCACTTGAATATGCAGACGAAAAGGGTGTTACCATTGTAGCTGCTGCAGGTAATGACGGAACACGTTTCATTAGCTACCCTGCTGCTTACGATAAATGTATTGCAGTCGGAGCAACCGGTTATGATGGAAACTTAGCACCATATTCGAATTATGGACCAGGACTTGATGTGGTAGCACCTGGTGGTAATACAGGACAGGACCTGAACAACGATGAATATGGAGACGGCATACTTCAGAACACTTTTGACCCAAGCACCCAGGTATTTAGTTACTACTTCTTCCAGGGTACTTCCATGGCAACACCACATGTTTCAGGTGTTGCAGCTTTATTGATATCTCAGGGTGCTTCCAACGATGAAGTTAGAACTGCACTTGAATCAACTGCAATGGATCTTGGAAAAAACGGCTGGGACACAGCCTATGGATATGGTCTTATTGATGCAAAGGCTGCACTGGACTCTCTGAACGCTGTACCTCTTGAGAATATAGCTCCAACTGCTTCTATAAATGCTCCATACAGTGGTGTTGTAGGAGAAGCAATAGCATTTGATGGGTCTGGATCGAGCGATTCTGATGGATCAATCGTTTCCTATGACTGGAACTTTGGAGATGGTGGCACAGGCAGCGAAATTGCTCCAACATATACATACGATTCGGTTGGAAGCTATACAGCAACGCTCACAGTAACGGACAATAATGGTGCACAGGACACAGATTATGCTCAGATCACTATTACTGCTGCAGATACTACAAAAGAACAAATGCACATCAGTAGCATAACAATGAACACTGTCCAAAACAAAGTGCGTAATAGTCCTTTTGTCTATGCTGAAGCAACCGTGACAGTTGTAAATGAAACAGGATATCCTGTGGAAAATGCTGTAGTTACAGGACAATGGACTGGAAGTGCTAACAACATTGACTTTGGTCCAACCGGAGAATTTGGGGATGTAACATTATCTTCAGACAATGTTAGATTAAAGAGAGATGCCTTAACATTTACTTTCACTGTAAATGACGTTACTTGTCTTGGATATGAATGGAATGTTTCGTCCTCCACATTGGAGAGTACAATAGGATATATCTAAACAGTAAGGCAAAAATACTGGTCTCAATGTGAGACCACCATTTTCTTTTTTCCGTTTTATTACAATAATCTGATCCTGCAGATTCTAATCCTTAAACCGGCAACAAAAACTTCTTTAATATTCACATAAGGAAGCTTTTATGCATTGAACTACAATAGCAATATAGAGAAAACACTAATAATAGACCGAACTGCATCACATTTGAGCACATCGTGGGGAACTCGCTAAAATGTACGAACTCTTAATTCTACTGATAGGACTTGCAGGCCTGATGTTAGGAGCTGAACTTATCATCAAAGCAGCCCTGACCATCGCAGAACACTACAAGATCTCACATGCGTTTATCGGTCTTACACTACTAACTCTGGGAACCAACCTGCCGGAGCTTGTCATTAGCGTGACCGGTTCCATCCAGCGATCAATGGGAACCGAGACATCCGGACTTATCATTGGTGATTCAATAGGATCCTGCTTTGGCCAAATATGCATAACAATGGGCGTTGTCGGTATGTTTGGGGTTCTGACCTTAACAAAACGTGAACTTTCCAGGGACGGAGTGATGATGCTCGTCTCCGTTGCTCTTCTGTTCCTGACAGGACTGGATGGCACACTTAGCCGGACAGACGGCCTGATCTTTATTGGAGCTTATGCAGTCTATTTTTTCCTGTTATACAGGGAAGAAGAGGTCCACCAGAAATTCAAGAGTGCTCCGCCATTATACTTTACACGGACGATCCTTTCTATTAGTGCCGGTTTTGCCATCCTCATACTATCGTCCTATGCAGTTCTCAATAACGCACTATACCTGGCAGATATGTGGGGGATCTCACAATCCTTCATAGGGATAGTACTCATCGGACTTGGAACTTCCCTCCCGGAGCTTGCACTTTCCTGGAGCAGTATCAGGAAAAGGGCCGTCAACCTCTCCGTGTTCAACCTGATCGGAAGCAATATATTCGACATACTGTTCACCCTTGGAGTAGGCAGTCTGATAAGCAGCTTTACCGTAAGTGAAGCTCTGGTAAGATTTGACATTCCAGCCTTGTTCTTCGTTTCACTTCTAGTTTTGTTGTTCTTCAGAAGGCATATGCAATTGAAAAAGAATGAGGCGTTTGTGTTGATAATGCTTTATGTGCTTTATATTGGCGTGAAGATCTATAGTCTGTGAGCTAATATCGGAAGTTAAAATGTCTCTTTTTAGTTCTTCGTATCTGGAAGGAACAAGTAGATAATTTTATATTTTACACACTCTTATTAAATGCATCTGAATTATTTTAGATATTTTATACATTGAGACAGTTAGATTCATTGATCTTAAACATAATTCAGGAATCCAGATCTCATTAAATAATGTGCATATGGATCTAGAAATCGTTACAATAAAGGAATAAAATGAAACATCCAAAGACTATCCAAAAAGGACTGGACTATATCGTAGCAATGGATGCAACAGAATTGTCTCCACTTGAGATCAGAGAGCTGCTGCGTAAAACAGTGACCAAACGCTTTGATATCATCGATCAGATAATGTCAGCTGCCAGAAAGGAAGGTATCATAACTGATAAAGATGGCATGTGCCACTTCACTTATGAGGCAAACGATCTGGAATTTTACAAACCAAAAATTATACGCTCAAAAGAGATCAACAGCTGTAGATGTTGTGGTAAGAGCATGAAAGAAAGTCACTACATAGAATTAAAATCCGGGTTGCTTGGTCCATACGGTTCCAAATGTGTCAGGAAGCTCTATCTGGATTATTTGTTTGAATAAAAGTGATTTTATTTATATTTCACCCGATCTAAACAACCCTTTTATCTGGATATCACAATCATCAGTAACCAGCCACCAAAAATCCTTTGTATCCCACCAAAAGTTGTACTCTGCAACTACATGCTATTATTTTGCTTTTGAATTTCAAGAAAAAATCGAGATTATAGACTTATCCAACACCCCCCACCGAAACTAGCTTTAACCTAGAACCCAATATACTATATGGGTGTGGGAGTTGTATGTTAAAAAGCGAGTTTGGGGAAATTACGTGGGGCTGAGATGCCGCTAAAAGGTGGTATTTCAGATCTATGACTCCCACACTTCTTGTTCAACTCATTTTTCTTTGTTGCTGACCCTTCAGGGATCCATGATATGATCTTTCCGGAGCTTGGGCTCCATTCTGTTTTCATACCAATTCTATCATTATCCAAATAGAATTGAAAAAACATCCAACTGCACCAGCATCATATACAGCCCTGTTCCTGCAAAGATGCTGAGCATTGCATTGCGTTTCCAAAAGTGCAGGGCCATTACAGCTGTTATTGTGAATATCTCCGGGACTCCGTATGGAGCACAAAGCCACTGTACATCCTTCAGGCAGTAGATCACGAGCAGCAGGAGGATCATCGGGGGAAGGTTCTTCTCGATGGTGGAGAGGATCTGCGGGGGAGCTCGCGTATTAAAGAATACAAAAGGAATAGCCCTTGTCGCAAAGGTTGCCACTGCTACTACTGCTGTAACGACTAGTAAATGTGCCGGATCTTCCATTATGGGATCTCCTCCTGATCAGGGTTCTGATCTACAATATTTCCGATATCACGGTCTTCCTGGACGAACCTTTCATGTGCTATCAGGATGAGGGTGCCGATGAAAATTGAGAACAGCAACATGTTTTCAGGACTGAAGAGCATCAGTGAAATGATACCTGCACCCATGGCTGCCATGAACGGAAAACGGGACCTTGAAGCATGGTACTGCTCAATGGTCAGCACCACGAACAGTGTAGTAAGCACAAAGGTCATTCCTTCCAGGCGGAGATCAAGTACTGAACCAAGTACAGCTCCAAGGACCGAACCCAGGATCCAGTATGAGTGGTCAAGCACAGTTATGTAAAAGTAGAACTTTCCCTTTGACCCTTCGTCCGGGGCTTTGGTGGTTGTAAGAAGAGCATAAGTCTCATCGGTAAGGGCGAAGATGAGGTAAGCTTTGATCTTTCCGACACCGGAGAACTTTTCCAGCAAAGACAGGCCGTAGAAAGAATGCCTGAGATTGATCAGCAGTGTGGTAATGCCAAATTCTGTGAGGCCTGCACCGGCTGCCAGCAATGCAACTGCAATGAACTGGCCTGCACCGGCATAGATGAAGATGCTCATCAAGGGTGCATATATCCAGTGGTAGCCGGCTCCTTCGAGAAGGAAGCCAAAAGCCATACCTAATGGGATATATCCCAGGAAGACCGGTAGCGTTGTCTTGAGGGCACTTGTGAAGAGACTTTCACTCTGCTGACTCATAATTCTTGTACACCTTTTGAATTTAAGGATATATTAGCTATTTACTTTCCAAAGTGGGAAATAAAGTGCAAGAAAAGAATTGATTGTATTTATGTTTTATTAAATTAGACTAAGAAGATGAATATCAAGAACAAAATTTGTTAT from Methanococcoides methylutens includes these protein-coding regions:
- a CDS encoding AzlC family ABC transporter permease is translated as MSQQSESLFTSALKTTLPVFLGYIPLGMAFGFLLEGAGYHWIYAPLMSIFIYAGAGQFIAVALLAAGAGLTEFGITTLLINLRHSFYGLSLLEKFSGVGKIKAYLIFALTDETYALLTTTKAPDEGSKGKFYFYITVLDHSYWILGSVLGAVLGSVLDLRLEGMTFVLTTLFVVLTIEQYHASRSRFPFMAAMGAGIISLMLFSPENMLLFSIFIGTLILIAHERFVQEDRDIGNIVDQNPDQEEIP
- a CDS encoding branched-chain amino acid transporter permease, encoding MEDPAHLLVVTAVVAVATFATRAIPFVFFNTRAPPQILSTIEKNLPPMILLLLVIYCLKDVQWLCAPYGVPEIFTITAVMALHFWKRNAMLSIFAGTGLYMMLVQLDVFSILFG